One window of the Chryseobacterium camelliae genome contains the following:
- a CDS encoding SusC/RagA family TonB-linked outer membrane protein: MNVKLSRSLGMVAVLYFTANFSAQNRTNDTISKEAKIEEVVMIGYGTQKKSNVTGAISSIKASDIENAPVAGRPEQVLQGRAAGVSVISNSGQPGSAPTVRVRGITSFGAGSNDPLWVVDGIVVDNIGWLNQSDIEGMEILKDGASAAIYGVSAAKGVVLITTKKGAKGRMNLSYSGFFGVGSAARKLDLLNATQYATIMNEANANDGKPAMFSNPGSFGAGTDWQKQIFNTAQRQSHEFSINGGNDKSTFYTSFGYYDQEGIVMRDISNYKRINARFNSTHKVFDFLTIGQTFAYTHVKAQGINDNNEFGGPLSSAINLDPTTPVVVNDIAGQPFPSDYLNNANIIRDPNGNPYGISHYVSKEMTNPLAFQETQRGRYRWSDDIVANVFGDLKINKNFNFKSSINGKLAYWGNQAFTPKSYLSSANSNLTNNLFREIQRKFEWNTENTLTYQNRFGLHNLNVLLGQGYYEYNISYGQNTTYKNLPTNNWQDASFNFDISPSDRTSNAWDGKETHKASYFGRIVYDYDNKYLFTGTVRRDGSSKFGRNNHWGTFPAMSLGWNVSNESFWPENKVLNSFKLRGGYGVLGNDAISDFQFANFLVAGSNYTFADNIIRVGYAPSTLENPDLKWERTSQLNIAADLKLFKNFDLSVDVYRKKSTDILRQVEVPGYLGLINNPWRNIGDMNNDGVEVTLGYRKNWGDFGISANGNFAYLKNEITRLEGGKQYVNFASFQTLGTVSRLQVGQSYGSFYGYQNLGVFQNQAEIDAYRNSGGALIQPNAKPGDFKRFDANGDGKIDENDYINLGNSVPKYTFGFTVNMNYKNFDLMVFAQGQAGNKIFQGLRRLDIPESNYQTAILDRWTGEGTSNTIARLTKDDPNQNYTRMSDYYLQKGDYLRLKLVQIGYSLSKETAKAIGASKIRFYVTGENLLTFTKYTGYDPEIAGGDTFGIDRAYYPQARTFLFGANIQF; the protein is encoded by the coding sequence ATGAATGTAAAACTATCAAGAAGTTTAGGGATGGTTGCCGTGCTTTATTTTACGGCGAATTTCAGTGCCCAGAACAGAACGAATGACACGATTTCCAAAGAAGCCAAAATTGAGGAAGTGGTGATGATTGGTTATGGTACCCAGAAGAAAAGTAATGTGACGGGAGCCATCTCGAGTATCAAAGCCAGTGACATTGAAAATGCACCTGTAGCTGGCAGACCCGAACAGGTGCTTCAGGGACGTGCAGCTGGTGTAAGCGTTATATCAAATTCTGGGCAGCCAGGATCTGCTCCTACTGTACGAGTAAGGGGTATCACCAGCTTTGGAGCTGGTAGTAATGATCCGTTATGGGTAGTTGATGGAATTGTTGTTGACAATATCGGATGGTTAAATCAGTCTGATATTGAAGGAATGGAAATTCTGAAAGACGGTGCCTCTGCAGCAATTTATGGTGTTTCTGCTGCAAAAGGAGTTGTTCTAATCACAACTAAAAAAGGAGCCAAAGGAAGAATGAATCTTTCATACAGTGGCTTCTTCGGCGTAGGAAGTGCAGCAAGAAAACTGGATTTACTTAATGCGACGCAGTATGCCACCATTATGAACGAGGCTAATGCCAATGATGGGAAGCCAGCCATGTTTTCAAATCCCGGTTCTTTTGGTGCTGGTACAGACTGGCAGAAGCAGATCTTCAATACTGCTCAGCGTCAATCTCATGAATTTAGTATAAATGGAGGAAATGATAAGTCTACCTTTTATACCTCATTCGGATATTACGATCAGGAAGGTATTGTGATGAGAGATATTTCCAATTATAAGCGAATCAATGCTAGATTTAACTCTACACATAAAGTTTTTGACTTTTTAACAATTGGACAAACCTTTGCTTATACCCATGTAAAGGCACAAGGTATTAATGATAATAATGAATTTGGTGGTCCCCTTAGTTCTGCAATTAATTTAGATCCTACCACTCCTGTTGTCGTAAATGATATTGCAGGACAACCGTTTCCAAGTGATTATTTAAACAATGCAAACATTATAAGAGACCCTAATGGTAACCCATATGGTATTTCGCATTATGTAAGTAAAGAAATGACTAACCCATTGGCTTTTCAGGAAACTCAAAGGGGAAGATATAGGTGGTCTGATGATATTGTAGCTAATGTTTTCGGAGATTTAAAAATTAATAAGAATTTTAATTTTAAATCAAGCATAAACGGTAAGCTGGCGTATTGGGGGAACCAGGCATTTACTCCAAAATCTTATCTGAGTTCTGCCAATTCAAATTTAACTAACAATTTATTTAGAGAAATTCAAAGAAAATTTGAGTGGAATACAGAAAACACTTTAACTTATCAAAATAGGTTTGGTTTGCATAATCTGAACGTATTGTTAGGACAGGGTTATTATGAGTATAATATCTCTTATGGACAAAACACAACGTATAAAAATCTTCCTACAAACAATTGGCAGGATGCATCATTCAATTTTGATATTTCACCTAGTGACAGGACTTCAAATGCGTGGGATGGAAAAGAAACACATAAGGCATCTTATTTTGGAAGAATAGTATATGACTATGATAATAAATATCTATTCACAGGAACTGTCCGAAGAGATGGATCTTCGAAATTCGGAAGAAATAACCATTGGGGTACTTTTCCGGCAATGTCTTTAGGATGGAATGTATCTAATGAAAGTTTTTGGCCTGAAAACAAAGTTTTAAACAGCTTTAAATTAAGAGGCGGGTATGGAGTATTGGGGAATGATGCTATCTCGGATTTTCAGTTTGCAAACTTTTTAGTAGCAGGTAGTAATTATACCTTTGCAGATAACATCATTCGTGTTGGTTATGCACCAAGTACTTTGGAAAACCCTGATTTAAAGTGGGAAAGAACTTCACAGTTAAATATTGCTGCTGACCTTAAATTATTCAAGAACTTTGACTTAAGTGTTGATGTTTACAGAAAAAAAAGTACAGATATCCTGAGACAGGTTGAGGTTCCCGGATACTTAGGCCTTATTAACAACCCGTGGAGAAATATTGGAGATATGAACAACGATGGTGTTGAGGTAACTTTAGGATACAGAAAAAACTGGGGTGATTTCGGCATTTCTGCAAACGGTAATTTCGCTTATTTAAAAAATGAAATAACCAGATTGGAAGGTGGTAAGCAATATGTAAATTTTGCTTCTTTTCAAACTCTTGGAACGGTATCTAGATTACAAGTGGGTCAATCTTATGGTTCTTTTTACGGATACCAAAACCTAGGGGTATTCCAAAATCAGGCAGAAATTGATGCATACAGAAATTCAGGAGGAGCATTGATCCAACCCAACGCTAAGCCTGGTGATTTCAAAAGATTTGATGCAAACGGTGATGGAAAAATAGATGAGAATGATTATATAAATTTAGGCAATTCTGTGCCAAAATATACTTTTGGTTTCACTGTAAATATGAACTACAAGAACTTTGATCTTATGGTATTTGCTCAAGGACAGGCAGGCAATAAAATTTTCCAAGGTTTAAGAAGACTAGATATACCGGAATCAAATTATCAGACTGCCATTCTTGACCGTTGGACTGGTGAAGGAACATCTAATACAATTGCCAGACTTACTAAAGATGACCCAAATCAAAATTATACAAGAATGTCAGATTATTATCTGCAAAAAGGAGATTATCTGAGATTAAAATTAGTTCAAATAGGATATAGCCTATCAAAAGAAACTGCAAAAGCCATCGGAGCTTCAAAAATCAGATTTTATGTAACAGGAGAAAACCTTTTGACATTTACAAAGTATACAGGCTATGATCCAGAAATTGCTGGTGGGGACACATTCGGAATAGATAGAGCATACTATCCTCAGGCAAGAACATTCCTTTTTGGTGCTAATATTCAATTTTAA
- a CDS encoding MFS transporter — MMTKTGNLSLPLKLSFLIFSMVLNCMGIVILQLSEAKITYEKLGFLESFKDLPIAFISLFAVSLISKTGTKKALLSALLTVGICSAILPFVEVFWFYKLWFAIIGVCFAIGKICVFGIIRNNIADEKSLAKTMNNVEASFMIGIFVVNTGFGWLISSPYSAFWKLGFLGVSVLSFITVFLFSKLDISEPANDGKGLIEGISGMIKLPVIAFFMVIFFIVFIEQSFNSWLPSYYKSHLKVNSFFALQATSFMALFSYAGRTVTARLIHRFSLANYYWICLASIIIMLCIISGIQYLYSPQSGILLYLFPVIGLFLSPLYPVINSRIIAGMEREKISLLTSCIVIFSSLGSSVSSIVMSKLFGNSMLNWYSLYILAAVIVLLTVSSLYFYAAKKNL; from the coding sequence ATGATGACCAAGACAGGCAATTTATCACTTCCCCTGAAGTTGAGTTTTCTTATATTTTCAATGGTACTGAACTGTATGGGCATTGTGATCCTCCAGCTTTCGGAGGCAAAAATTACGTATGAAAAACTAGGTTTCCTTGAATCTTTCAAGGATCTCCCTATTGCTTTTATTTCCCTTTTTGCCGTAAGCCTTATCAGTAAGACCGGAACTAAGAAGGCGCTGCTGTCAGCATTGCTTACAGTAGGAATATGCTCAGCCATACTGCCTTTTGTGGAAGTATTCTGGTTCTATAAGCTGTGGTTTGCGATTATCGGAGTGTGTTTTGCTATCGGAAAGATCTGCGTATTCGGGATCATACGGAACAATATTGCTGATGAAAAATCGCTGGCCAAAACCATGAATAATGTGGAAGCATCTTTTATGATCGGTATTTTTGTAGTGAATACGGGCTTCGGATGGCTGATCTCAAGTCCGTATTCCGCCTTCTGGAAGCTGGGGTTCCTGGGTGTCTCGGTCCTTTCATTCATTACTGTATTTTTGTTTTCAAAACTGGATATCTCAGAGCCGGCCAATGATGGAAAAGGACTTATAGAAGGAATATCAGGCATGATAAAACTACCGGTAATCGCATTTTTCATGGTCATTTTTTTCATTGTATTCATCGAACAGAGCTTTAATTCATGGCTGCCGTCCTATTATAAGTCGCATTTGAAGGTGAACTCTTTTTTTGCCTTGCAGGCCACTTCATTTATGGCTCTTTTTTCCTATGCAGGGAGAACTGTCACCGCCCGCCTCATTCACAGATTCTCTCTCGCTAACTACTACTGGATATGTCTGGCTTCTATTATCATCATGCTTTGTATCATTTCCGGCATCCAGTATTTATACTCACCCCAGAGCGGCATCCTGCTGTATCTGTTCCCGGTGATAGGCCTTTTCCTGTCTCCGCTATACCCTGTCATCAACTCAAGAATAATTGCCGGTATGGAGCGGGAAAAGATCAGCCTGCTGACTTCCTGCATTGTCATTTTCTCTTCCTTGGGAAGTTCTGTGAGCTCCATTGTAATGTCAAAGCTGTTCGGAAACAGCATGCTGAACTGGTATTCCTTGTACATTTTAGCCGCTGTTATTGTGTTACTTACGGTGAGTTCACTATATTTTTATGCCGCAAAGAAAAACTTATAG
- a CDS encoding NUDIX hydrolase gives MKIKDTKNKQTLRELIDTKDFVAHVSVDCTIFGFHNNILKVLLLKYHDLDLWSLPGGFVFTDEDLREAAARVLYERTHLKDLFLKQFHTFGRIDRTENNVHQILLENKGITVPKDHWIFQRFITVGYCSLIDFSIANTFPDAFNESCEWFEVNKLPKMAFDHDRIIETGLEYLRMNINTEVAASNLLPEKFTMKDLQCLYETILGEKFRRNNFQRKILSLNILDRLEKLYDGSANKAPYLYTFKKRFSTDSPNPISGKETK, from the coding sequence ATGAAAATTAAAGACACAAAGAACAAACAGACACTCCGGGAACTTATTGATACAAAAGACTTTGTAGCTCATGTCTCCGTTGACTGCACCATATTTGGTTTTCATAATAATATCCTCAAGGTTTTGCTGCTGAAATACCATGATCTTGACCTTTGGTCGCTTCCGGGAGGATTTGTCTTCACAGACGAAGATCTCCGTGAGGCAGCGGCCCGTGTCTTATACGAAAGGACGCATCTTAAAGACCTGTTCCTGAAACAGTTCCACACCTTCGGGAGGATTGACCGGACTGAAAATAACGTCCATCAGATCCTGCTGGAAAACAAAGGCATCACAGTACCAAAAGACCACTGGATTTTCCAGAGGTTCATTACCGTAGGGTATTGCAGCCTGATCGATTTTTCCATTGCCAATACTTTTCCTGATGCCTTTAATGAAAGTTGTGAATGGTTTGAAGTCAATAAGCTGCCAAAAATGGCTTTTGACCATGACCGGATCATAGAAACCGGACTGGAATATCTCCGTATGAATATCAATACGGAAGTAGCGGCCAGCAACCTGCTTCCCGAAAAGTTCACCATGAAGGACCTGCAATGCCTCTATGAGACCATTCTGGGAGAAAAATTCAGAAGGAATAATTTCCAGCGTAAAATACTGAGCCTTAACATCCTGGATCGGCTGGAAAAGCTGTATGACGGTTCGGCTAATAAGGCACCTTATCTTTATACCTTTAAAAAGAGATTCAGCACAGACAGTCCTAATCCTATTTCAGGCAAGGAAACCAAATAA
- a CDS encoding PD-(D/E)XK nuclease family protein yields MKFLNKIVDELLAQSEDLSVFSIVLPGKRPIVFIRQILSERNYSGFLPDFYTIAELIDVIADRQEIKGIALWLFAYDVYKSLNLTPKEDFSEFLKWFPTLQKDWDDMMMFAESDEAVLQYMFDEERIKEWAQDLGEDDEAPRKKFLNFWRNMNIFLPVLKKKLHEKNWATHGMINEAAKSRLDGFIKEASQKFVFCGLNAMTPVEESLIRKMLQWDKAQCFFQADRYYFEDERQEAGKFLRDHKSWKEFSDYRPFRWIEDDFVQHKNIKVYEVSGNITQTKILPGIFSEIEDKTFSNTAVVLLDENLLPATLDVMHEIEYLNITMGFPLKNLSFSNAVKQLFYLQKQLEKNKSSYYYRDIYPILEELPRSAEDDAVINNFKARIEERNIVYISRKLLQELLGTLSYYRLLQKADSTDEYLDLLVEFCQQVKWLEIDDIQYENVSHFENAFRVLKNQLTPYSFEIRMETLEILINQHINSECIDFQGEPLRGLQVMGLLETRLLNFENVIMLSVNEGKLPLGNSHNTYVPFDIRKFFNMHTFLENDGIYAYHFYRLIQDAQNVHLLFNALSSGINTGEKSRFITQIEMESSHEIEHLIIENSSEPIVTQPIEIIKTPVVMERLLKWKEKVSASHLTSYLYNPIDFYLSKILNTSETDEIEEELSVRNYGNLVHYSLQEVYEVLKGKVLKESDLKESIKAVDRYIEIGIEKLKHQPEYYEKGMNFIHKAIAKKVIESVLTHDLELIQSGNTLEIIDIEKRFENVDFYLGEKDKVSFFGFIDRIDRLNGTVRIIDYKTAKIKNLNIKIDQNNCSDYFHNSDRKQALQLCIYQYVIQSLPEFWGLPVETGIWSFAEVKKGVRSLQFEKGGIEEAMIAVKCLIEEILNPDIPFTENIQSYTA; encoded by the coding sequence TTGAAGTTCCTGAACAAAATAGTGGACGAGCTCCTGGCACAAAGTGAAGATCTTTCCGTGTTCAGCATCGTCCTGCCCGGGAAACGTCCCATTGTCTTCATCAGGCAGATCCTTTCAGAACGCAATTATTCAGGCTTTCTCCCTGATTTTTATACGATTGCCGAGCTCATTGACGTCATTGCAGACCGACAGGAAATTAAAGGCATTGCTTTATGGCTGTTCGCTTATGACGTTTACAAAAGCCTGAACCTGACTCCCAAAGAAGATTTTTCAGAATTCCTGAAATGGTTCCCAACCCTGCAGAAGGACTGGGATGACATGATGATGTTTGCTGAAAGTGATGAAGCCGTGCTTCAGTATATGTTCGATGAAGAACGCATCAAGGAATGGGCACAGGACCTCGGTGAAGATGATGAGGCACCGAGGAAGAAATTCCTCAATTTCTGGCGCAATATGAATATCTTCCTGCCGGTACTGAAGAAAAAGCTGCATGAGAAAAACTGGGCTACCCACGGAATGATCAATGAAGCAGCGAAATCCCGGCTGGATGGCTTTATTAAGGAGGCTTCACAAAAATTTGTATTCTGCGGCCTTAATGCCATGACACCTGTGGAGGAATCCCTGATCAGAAAAATGCTCCAGTGGGACAAAGCCCAATGCTTTTTCCAGGCCGACCGGTATTATTTTGAAGATGAACGGCAGGAAGCCGGCAAATTCCTCCGGGATCATAAAAGCTGGAAAGAATTCAGCGATTACAGGCCTTTCCGATGGATTGAAGATGATTTCGTCCAGCATAAAAATATCAAAGTTTACGAAGTTTCCGGAAATATTACCCAAACGAAGATATTGCCGGGAATCTTCAGTGAAATAGAGGATAAAACCTTTTCCAATACCGCTGTGGTACTGCTGGATGAAAACCTGCTGCCTGCTACGCTGGATGTGATGCATGAGATCGAATACCTCAATATCACCATGGGTTTTCCCCTGAAAAACCTTTCGTTTTCCAATGCGGTAAAGCAGCTCTTCTATCTGCAGAAGCAGCTTGAAAAAAACAAATCTTCCTATTATTACAGGGATATTTATCCCATCCTGGAAGAATTGCCAAGATCTGCTGAAGATGATGCAGTCATCAATAACTTCAAAGCCAGGATCGAGGAACGGAATATTGTCTATATCTCACGCAAACTGCTCCAGGAACTGCTGGGTACCCTTTCCTATTACAGGCTGCTCCAAAAAGCAGATTCAACGGATGAATACCTTGATCTTCTGGTTGAATTCTGCCAGCAGGTAAAATGGCTGGAGATTGATGACATCCAGTATGAGAATGTCTCCCATTTTGAAAATGCATTCAGGGTGCTGAAAAACCAGCTTACCCCGTATTCTTTTGAGATCAGGATGGAAACCCTGGAAATCCTGATCAATCAGCATATCAATTCGGAATGCATCGACTTTCAGGGCGAACCTCTGCGCGGATTGCAGGTCATGGGCCTTCTTGAAACGCGTCTCCTGAATTTCGAGAATGTGATTATGCTTTCCGTTAACGAAGGGAAGCTGCCGCTGGGTAATTCACACAACACTTACGTACCTTTCGATATCAGGAAATTTTTCAATATGCATACCTTCCTGGAGAATGACGGGATTTACGCCTATCATTTTTACAGGCTGATCCAGGATGCCCAAAATGTACATCTGTTATTCAATGCACTCAGTTCAGGAATCAATACCGGTGAAAAGAGCCGGTTCATTACCCAGATCGAAATGGAGAGTTCCCATGAGATCGAACACCTGATCATCGAAAACTCTTCAGAGCCCATCGTCACCCAGCCCATCGAAATCATTAAAACTCCGGTGGTGATGGAGCGGCTCCTGAAATGGAAGGAAAAAGTATCTGCTTCCCACCTCACCAGTTACCTGTATAACCCGATAGATTTCTATCTTTCCAAGATCCTTAATACATCCGAAACGGATGAGATCGAAGAAGAGTTGTCCGTGAGGAATTACGGAAACCTGGTGCATTACTCACTTCAGGAAGTATATGAAGTCCTTAAAGGTAAAGTATTAAAAGAAAGTGATTTAAAAGAATCAATTAAAGCAGTAGATCGGTATATAGAAATCGGGATTGAAAAGCTGAAGCACCAGCCTGAATACTATGAAAAAGGCATGAACTTCATTCATAAGGCCATCGCCAAAAAAGTGATTGAAAGTGTCCTGACCCATGATCTGGAGCTGATCCAAAGCGGGAATACACTAGAGATTATCGACATTGAAAAACGATTTGAAAATGTGGATTTTTATCTGGGTGAGAAAGATAAAGTATCCTTCTTCGGATTCATTGACCGGATCGACCGCCTGAACGGAACGGTGAGGATCATTGATTACAAGACGGCCAAAATTAAGAACCTTAATATAAAAATCGACCAGAACAACTGCAGCGATTATTTTCATAACAGCGACAGGAAGCAGGCTCTACAGCTCTGCATCTATCAGTATGTCATCCAGAGCCTGCCCGAATTCTGGGGCCTTCCCGTAGAAACGGGGATCTGGAGCTTTGCAGAAGTAAAAAAAGGGGTCCGCTCCCTGCAATTTGAAAAAGGAGGGATTGAAGAAGCTATGATTGCTGTTAAATGCTTAATTGAAGAAATCCTGAATCCTGACATCCCTTTTACGGAAAACATCCAATCCTATACTGCGTAA
- a CDS encoding acyl-CoA dehydrogenase family protein, translated as MSYYPLTSIPDYYGIDALLTEEHKLIRQSVRDWVESFVMPQIDQAAQNHTDLPGLMRELGNIGALGPYIPEEYGGSGLDQISYGLIMQELERGDSAVRSAASVQSSLVMFPINEYGSEEQKRKYLPKLASGEMIGSFGLTEPNHGSDPGSMETNFRDMGDHYLLNGAKMWITNAPLCDIAVVWAKNEDGKVQGLIVERGMEGFTTPETHNKWSLRASKTGELVFNDVKVPKENLMPGVTGLKGPLSCLNSARYGISWGVIGAAIDCYCTAVQYSKERKQFGKPIGSYQLQQKKLAEFLTEITKAQLLCLQLGNLKNHHKATPAQISMAKRNNVKIAIDIARESRQILGGMGIMGEFPMMRHAANLESVITYEGTHDVHLLITGMDITGINAF; from the coding sequence ATGTCATACTATCCTCTTACAAGCATTCCCGATTACTACGGAATTGATGCTTTGCTTACAGAAGAACACAAACTGATCCGCCAATCCGTAAGGGACTGGGTGGAAAGTTTTGTTATGCCGCAGATTGACCAGGCAGCTCAAAACCATACGGATTTACCAGGCTTGATGAGAGAATTGGGAAACATTGGGGCACTGGGTCCTTACATTCCTGAAGAGTACGGCGGTTCCGGGCTTGATCAGATTTCCTACGGGCTGATTATGCAGGAACTGGAACGCGGCGATTCTGCCGTGCGTTCTGCGGCGTCCGTACAGAGTTCACTGGTAATGTTCCCGATTAACGAATACGGATCCGAAGAGCAGAAAAGAAAATACCTTCCGAAGCTTGCTTCCGGTGAAATGATCGGTTCATTCGGCCTTACGGAGCCTAATCACGGTTCCGATCCGGGCTCTATGGAAACGAATTTCAGGGATATGGGAGACCACTATCTCCTTAACGGTGCCAAAATGTGGATTACTAACGCCCCGCTTTGTGATATTGCTGTTGTCTGGGCAAAAAATGAGGACGGAAAAGTACAGGGACTGATTGTAGAACGCGGCATGGAAGGCTTCACTACTCCTGAAACCCATAACAAATGGAGTTTAAGGGCTTCCAAAACGGGAGAACTGGTTTTCAACGATGTGAAAGTTCCGAAAGAAAACCTGATGCCGGGCGTCACGGGGTTAAAAGGGCCGCTATCGTGCCTAAATTCCGCACGGTACGGGATTTCATGGGGGGTCATCGGTGCAGCCATCGACTGTTACTGCACAGCCGTACAGTATTCAAAGGAAAGAAAGCAGTTCGGGAAACCCATCGGTTCTTATCAGCTTCAGCAGAAAAAACTGGCAGAATTCCTGACGGAGATCACCAAAGCACAATTGCTCTGCCTGCAGCTGGGAAATCTTAAAAACCACCATAAGGCTACACCGGCACAAATTTCTATGGCCAAAAGGAACAATGTAAAGATAGCTATTGACATTGCCCGAGAATCAAGGCAGATTTTAGGCGGAATGGGAATCATGGGTGAATTTCCGATGATGAGGCATGCAGCCAATCTGGAGTCTGTCATTACCTATGAGGGCACGCACGATGTCCACCTGCTGATTACCGGCATGGACATTACAGGAATCAATGCTTTTTAA